CGAGCCTCCGGGGAGGACTCCGGGTCGATGGTGCTCCACGAGCTGATCCCGATGCTGGCCACCAAGGGCATCGACACCTCACGAGTGGCCTTCATGGGCTGGTCGATGGGTGGCTACGGCGCCATGCTGCTGGGTGCCAGACTGGGCGCCGCGCGCACCGCGGCGGTCTGCGCCATCAGCCCGGCGCTGTACATGACGTACTGGGGTGCGCCGCCCGACGCCTTCGACAGCCTCGCGGACTGGCAGCAGAACTCAGCGCTGAGACTGCTGCCTGCGCTGGGGTCGATCCCGCTCCGCATCGACTGTGGCACCGGGGACCGGTTCTACGCCGCGACCCGAATGTTCGTCAACCAACTGCCCAGGACCCCGGCCGTGGGCTTCTACCCCGGCGGCCATGACGAGGACTTCTGGCGCGCGCACTTGTCCGATGAGCTCGGCTGGCTCGATTCCTGAACCGCACCTTGGGGTCTCACCCCCACGTGAGCGGATCGAGCGCGAGATAGAACCGCAGACGCTCCGGATCCACAGCTGCCGGATAACCCGCTGCCAAACCCGCCGCGGCATCGTCGGCGAAGCCGGGAAAGGTGTCGGCGGTATTGGCCACCAGCAGTGCCAGATCTGCATGCCGGTCGGCAAGCCCGAGCCGGCCCAGGTCGATGAATCCCTCGACCGTGAGCCGCTCGGGGTCGATCAGGATGTTGGGCAGGCACAGGTCGCCATGGCACACCACCTGATCGGCGGACTCCTGGCGGCGCCTCAGGTCGGCCTCGACTTCGACGCGCGCCAGCAGCGCAGCGGGTGCAACACCCCGGTCCGCGTCGCTCAGAAACTCGGGGTTGACCGCGCCGGCTGCCACCACCGAACCGGCCCGGGCCAGCATGTCGTCCAGGTCGCGCCGGTAGGGGCAGTCGCCGACCGCGATGCCGTGCAGGTCGCGGACCGCCGCCACGATCGAGGGCCAGGCCTGCCGCAGTGCGGATTCGGGCAGCCGATCGGCCCCGACGCCTGTGACCGCACTGGTGATCAGGAAGGCGCCGCCGTCGGCGGTACTCCCCCAGTCGACCACGGCAGGCACCGGGAGGGCATGATCGTGGGCCCAGGACACCCGGTCACGTTCGGCAGCCAGATCGGCCACCGCCGCCGGACCGACCACCTTCGCGTACCGGGAACCGTCCGCACTACGGAACACCCCGGCGCCGGATTCACCGTGGACAACGGGCTGCCAATCGGTCACGGCGTCAGCGACGCAACCGGGCGATGCCCAGCACGGTCAGCACACCCGCCAGACCGGCCAGTGCCAGGGCCAGCACCAGCAGCGGCGCCGAATAGATGACCGCGGTGGTGGCCGGCTCACCATCGAGCACGGGCGCGACCTCGACCGTGGTTCTCGCCGCGATCCAGCTCAGCACGCAGCCCACCGCCGCGACGGCAGCCACCACGAACTCCAGGACGGCCCGCCGTTTCACGGGGTGCGCTCCTCGACCAGAGGCGTCAGCGCTTCCCGCAGCTTGCGATGCTTGCGCGCCCAGGCCTGAGCGGTGCGGGCACCGGTGAGTTTCAGCCCGATGCCGGTGCGGCCCCGCGGAACCCCGGACAGCTCCCCGAGGGCGCGGGCCGACTGCCACTTTGGTGCCTCCGAGCCCGATGCCTCGGGGTAGATCTGCACGATCTCGTCGACCTTGAGAATCTCGGCGCCCTGCCGCAACGTGGCGGCGGTCAACTCGACCGAGGTGTGGATGCGCGCCGCCTTGATCTGGATGGCCACGAACCCCGAGACCAGCACCAGGAACAGGATCGGAATCCACAGGTCCTGACCGTATCCGCCGGTCATCTGCAGGATCGCCATGCCGATCCCGGCGAACGGCCCCAGCAGGAGCCATGCCCAGCTGGCGCCCTGCTCGTAGAACAGCACCTCGGAGCCGACCTTGTTCACGGGTTCACTCTCCATCGTCAGCCCTCCGCACCGGCATCGCGCTCAGGCCGGTGCCCGCGATGAGCGGGAGCAGCGCCAGCAGCGTCAGGATATGGACCGGAGCCAGGCTGAACGCCGCCATCAACCCGACCACTACCACTATCGCCATGGACAGCGCGATCGCGGCCCGGCGGTACCGTGCGTCACCGGAACGGGCGCGGCCGGCCAGATAGGCCATGCCTGCGCCGGCCAGCGCCGTGAGTGCCCCCACGCCGCGGAACAAGGTGCTCTCGGCGCTGGGCCAGGACACCGAGGCGGCGATCAGGCCGCCGACGATCAACAACACGGCGCCGACCAGCCAGAAACTGAACGAGATGGTCGCGCGGCGCGACGCTGATGATGAAGGCATTGCCCGGAAGCGTAGCGAATCAGCGGGTGAAGAAACCGTCGGCGTCCTTACGGTGCAACAGGTACAGCCCGCCCGCGATCAGGACCGATCCGACGATCGCGGTGATCGCGTAGCCCACCGCGGCGGCGTCTTGTCGCTGGCCGGTCAGCAGACTGCTGATCGCGTGCAGGACCGAGACGATTCCCCCGCTGGTCAGCACGGTGCGGGCCCAGCGGTATCCCTGGCGCATCAGCGCCAGGAACGTCACCACGATCGAGGACACCACGACCAGGAACATGATCGAGAAGACGACCGTCATCGACCGTTGCACACCGCCGGCGGATCCGGTGAGCGCGTCGATCAGATAGCCCACCACCATGAGCACCAACGCGGCGGTCCACAACCAGAACCCGGTGTCGACATCCTCGGGACGGCCGGTCGGGCTCCGCTTCGGTTCGGTCACCTGGTCGGTCACGCGAGCCAGCCGGCCACGTCGGCGGCCCAGTAGGTCAGCACCAGGTCGGCGCCGGCCCGCCGGATTCCGGTCAACGACTCCAGTGCTGCCGCCTGCAGCTCGATCCAGCCATTGGCCGCCGCGGCGCAGATCATCGAGTACTCACCCGAAATCTGGTATGCCGCAACGGGTACCGGCGAAATATCGGCCGCGGCACGCACCACGTCCAGGTAGCTCATCGCGGGCTTGACCATCACGATGTCGGCGCCCTCGTCGATGTCGAGTTCGACCTCGTGCACGGCCTCGCGGATGTTCCCCGGATCCTGTTGATAGGTGCGCCGGTCCCCCACCAGGCTGGACGACACCGCTTCGCGGAACGGGCCGTAGAAGGCCGAGGCGAACTTGGCCGCGTAGGCCAGGATGGCGACTTCCGTGTGCCCGGCCGCATCCAGCCCGTCACGGATGGCCGCCACCTGGCCGTCCATCATGCCGCTGGGACCGACCACATGGGCGCCCGATTCCGCTTGTGCCACAGCAAGTTCCACGTAACGCACGTTGGTTGCGTCGTTGTCGACCCGGCCCGCGTCGTCGAGCACGCCACAGTGTCCGTGATCGGTGAACTCGTCGAGGCAGGTGTCGGCCATCAGGACGGTGGCGTCACCGAGATCCTTGGCCAGGTCACGCAATGCCACGTTGAGGATGCCGTCCGGATCGATGCCGACGGCACCGGTCGGATCCTTGTCCTCGTCACAGGGCACGCCGAACAGCATCAGTCCGCCCACGCCGGCTTCCACCGCATCGGCGGCCGCCTGGCGCAACGAATCCCGGGTGTGCTGAACCACTCCGGGCATCGAGGAGATCGGCCGCGGTTCACCGATGCCGTCGGCCACGAACATCGGAAGCACCAGATGCCGTGGCTCCAAAGAGGTTTGGGCCACCAGGCGACGCATCGCCGGCGTGGACCGCAAGCGACGAGGACGGTGCCTTGGAAACGCCACAGCTTGCCTCCTTCTGCGCTCTACCCCCGAAACGGTATTCCAGCAGGAAAAGTCCGAGTAGCAGCCTGCCGGAATGCGGTTTCGGCGAAAAACTAGCGCCTACGGCTCTTCTTACGCGGCGGGGGCAGCGCACCTTCGGCCCGCAGCCGGGCGGCGTGCTCGGCGAGCGCGTCGACCAGCGGACCCACCGCGGCCGACTCGGGCTGAACATCCACCCGCAGGCCGAATTCCGCCGCGGTTTCCGCGGTCTTGGGTCCGATGCAGGCCACGATGGTCCGGGCGTGCGGCTTGCCTGCGATACCGACCAGGTTGCGCACCGTCGAACTGGAGGTGAAGCAGACCGCGTCGAAGCCGCCGGTCTTGATCATCTCGCGGGTCTGCGCCGGCGGCGGAGCGGCACGCACGGTGCGGTAGGCGGTGACGTCCTCGATCTCCCAGCCACGCTCACGCAAGCCCTCGGCCAGCGTCTCGGTGGCGATGTCGGCACGCGGCAACAGCACCCGGTTCACCGGGTCGAAAACCTCGTCGAACGGCGGGAACTCGTCGAGCAGGCCCAGGGAGGACTGCTCGCCCGAAGGAACCAGCTCGGGGTTGATGCCGAATGCTCGCACCTTGTCGGCGGTGGCCTGCCCGACACACGCGATCTTCACACCCGAGAACGCCCGGGCGTCCAGGCCGAACTCGTTGAACTTCTCCCACACCGCACGCACGGCGTTGGTCGAGGTGAACACCACCCACTGGAACCGGCCGTCGACCAGACCCTTGACCGCACGCTCCATCTGCGCGGGGCTGCGCGGCGGCTCGACGGCGATGGTCGGCACCTCGATCGGCAGGGCACCGTGGCCCACCAGCCGATCGCTCATCTCGCCGGCCTGATCCTTGGTGCGCGGCACCAGCACGGTCCAGCCGTACAGGGCGCGGCTCTCCCACCAGTTCAGCTTGGCCCGGTTGGCCACGGTCTTGCCGATGGTCACCACCAGCGGACCGGTGAGCGGCCCGGCCAGCTCGCTGCCGGCCGGCTTCTCCAGCACGGCCTTGTCGGTCAGGCCACCCAGGGTGGTCTCGACCGAACGCTGCTGGCAGGTGGTACCGCTCGCGGTCACCACCGCCGGGGTGCTGTCGACCAGCCCCTGCTCGATCAGGGTGCGGGCGGCATCCGGCAGGTGCGACGCGGTCGCATGCAGGATCAGCGGCCCGGGTGCGGCGGCCAGCGCCGCCCAGTCCACGTCACCGCGGACATCGGCCACGGTGTGCGACGAACCCAGCGGCAGGCCCGCATAGGTGGGCACCGCGCTGGTGGCGGGCAGCCCGGGGACGATCTCGAAGTTCACATGGGCCTTGGCCAGCGCACCGATCTCGGTGATGACGGCATCCACCGACAGCGGGTCACCGGCGACCAGGCGCACCACGTCGTAGCCGTGGCGGGCCTCGGCGACCAGCGTCTTGGCCACCTCGGCAGGATCCCCCAGGGCGGGACGGATCTCGGGCCCGCCGGCGATGACGGCGGCTTGTGCGGCGTCGGCGGCACCGGCATCGGCGTCGGCCGTGTCACCCGCGGCGGCCTTGGCCGGCTCAGCAGGTGCCGGGCCGGACGCCGGCGGCAGTTCGGTGCCGATCAGGGCCAGCACGGCCTCGGGGACGTCGGGATCGGTGAACACCAACTCGGCGTGCGCCAGCACGGCTTGCGCACGCGCCGTCAGCAGTCCCGGATCTCCCGGGCCCGAGCCCACAAATGTGATGCGGCCGGGCTTCGCCTTGCGACCTCGCATGGTCATTCTTCACTCCCGCGCTCTACCAACAGCTCGCGCGCACCCAGCTCGAAAAGCTCCGCGGCCACCGAGACACCCAAGTCAGCGGCCCGATCGGGAGTTCCGATGCCGGACGCACGAATCACGTCGGATCCGTCCAGCGTCGCTACGCAGCCGCGCAACGACAGCTCCTCGAAGACATTGCCGTCCTCATCGATAGACTCGACCACTTCCGCGATCGCGCCCACCGGTGCAGAACAGCCCGCCTCCAGTTCGGCGAGCAGGATCCGTTCGGCGGTGACCGCGGCGCGCGTGTCGGTGTCATCCAACTCCGCCAGCACCGAGATCAGCTCGGTGTCGCCGGACCGGCATTCCACTGCGAGCGCACCCTGAGCCGGCGCTGGCAACATCTGCACCGGCTCGAGCGACTCGGTGACTGCATCGAGCCGTCCGATACGGGCCAGACCCGCGCGGGCGACCACGATGGCGTCGAGATCACCGCTCGTAACCCTGTTCAACCTGGTATCTAGGTTGCCTCGTAGGGGGCGGATTTCCAAACCGAGACCCAGTGCTCTAAGCTGCGCGGCCCGTCGCGCACTCGAAGTGCCGATCACGGACCCGGCCGGCAACTCACCGAGCACCAATCCGTCGCGCGCCACCAGGGCGTCGCGGGGGTCCTCACGGCGGGGTACGGCGGCGATGACGAACCGGTCGTCACGCGCGGTGGGCAAATCTTTGTAGGAGTGCACGGCCATGTCCACGCGGCCGTCGTGGATCGCCTCACGGAGCGCCGCGGTGAAGACCCCGACGCCGATCTCGGCGATGGGGCCCTGGTTACGGTCGCCCTCGGTCGAGATGATCACCAGCTCGCAGGGGTGCCCCGCAGCCAGCAAAGCGTCCCTGATGGTGCCGGCCTGCGTGGTCGCCAGCAGGCTACCCCGGGTGCCGATCCGGATTACCGTATCGCGCGTTTCTACCAAGCTCTACTCAGACTTATCGAGATCTGTTGTCATGAAGGGCAATTCGCTGGCCGCAACAGCTTCTACGGCCTGCGGATCGAGTTCGAACAGCTCACGCAGGGCCTCCGCGTAGCTGTCCCCGCCAGGAGCGCTGGCGAGCTGTTTCACCCGCACCGTGGGTGCGTGCAAAAGCTTGTCGACGACGCGACGGACCGTTTTGGCCACCTCGTCGCGGTGTATCGCGTCCAGTCCGGGCAGCCGGTTGTCCAGGCGCAGCAGCTCGGCCTCGACCACGTCGGCGGCACGTTGCCGCAGGGCGGTGACGGTCGGGGTGACCTCGGCCATCCGCTGCCCGGCCAGGTAGTTGGCAACCTCGGTGGCGACGATCGTGCGGGCCGCATCGGCGTCGGTGGCCGCGGCCCGTGCCGATGGCTCGCGCTGGATCCGGTCCATGTCGACCACCCAGACACCGGGCAGCCCGGCCACCGCCGGATCGACGTCGCGCGGCATGCCGAGATCGCAGATCACCAGCTGCCGATCGCCACCGGCGGCGGCGTTGCGCTGTGCCAGGGCATGGTGCACGTCGGCCAGGGAGACCACCGGGCGCACCGCGCCCGTGCTGCTGACGACGACGTCGGCGTCGGCCAGAGCCTCCTCCAGGTGGTCCAGGGAGAAGGCCTGCGCCTGCACACCCTGTTCGGTGAGGTTCTCGGCGAGGCGCTCGGCCCGCGGCAGTGAGCGGTTCACCACATGAACCCGCTCGATACCGGCCCGCACCAGGTGCGCGCCGGCCAACGCGCCCATCGAGCCCGCGCCGATCACGGCCGCGGTGCGCCCGGCGAGCCCGCCGTTGAGTTTGGTCTCGGCCATGCCGAGCGCGACCGACACCACAGACGCGCCCGCGGCGTCGATCCCGGTCTCGGAGTGCACCCGCTTGCCGACGTTGAGGGCACGCTGGGCCAGCTCGTGCAGGGTGCGCCCGACGGTCTGGTGTTCCTCGGCCGAGGCGTAGGCGCGACGCACCTGCCCCAGCACCTGGGCTTCTCCGATGACAGCCGAATCCAGGCCGCTGGTCACGGCGAACAGATGCTCGACGGCGGCCTCGGCGTAGCGCACATAGGCGTATTTGGTGAGGTCGTTGAGCGACATGCCGGAATGCTCGGAGAGCACCTGCCCGATGATCGACAGGCCTCCGTGGAAGGCCTCGACCACGGCGTAGATCTCTACGCGGTTGCAGGTGGACAGGACCATCGCCTCGGTGACCAACGAGGATCGCAGCACCTCGTCGATGATCTTGGCCTGATCCGACTCGTCAGTGCTCAACTGCTCGAGAACTGACACCGGCGCGCTGCGGTGCGAAACCCCGAATAGCAGCACACTCACGGCTTCATCACCACGTCACCAAGGTAATCGTTTCCCGCCCGCCCACCAAATTTCATCTGGCGGGGAGGTCGGCCCGAAGCGCCTGCTCGTCGACATCCCAGTAGCTGTGCTCGGTCCCGTTCAGCAAAATCACCGGCAGCAGGTCGCCGTACCGGGCCCGAAGTGAGGTGTCCCCGGCGGCGGCCGCGGCATCGACGTCGGTGTTCACCAGCTCGAAATCCAGTTCCTCGCGCAATGCGGCCAGCTGCTGAGCCGCCCGTTCGCACATGCTGCAGCCGGCGCGGGTCAGCAACGTCACAGTGGCCACACCGCCGGTCCCTGTCTGCTCGCGCTCCACACCGCCAGTATCCCGGCGCGGTGACTTAGGGTGAATTCGTGCCCGAATCCGGTAGTGCCGATGCGCTCGAACAGGAACTTGGCGGCGAGGCCAGCGCCGAAGTCGCTGTCACCGAGCTCGAGTCCGACACCGACCCCGTCGGGACACCGGCGCCCCCGCCCGACCTGACCGCCGCGGCGTTCTTCGACGTCGACAACACCCTCGTGCACGGATCGTCACTGGTGCACTTCGCAAGGGGCCTGGCCGCGCGCAAGTACTTCACCTACCGCGACATCCTGGGCATCGTCTACGCGCAGGCCAAGTTCCAGTTCACCGGCAAGGAGAACAGCGACGACGTCGCCGAGGGCAAGCAGAAGGCCCTGGCGTTCATCGAGGGCCGCTCCACCGCCGAGCTCGTCGAACTCGGTGAGGAGATCTACGACGAGATCATCGCCGACAAGATCTGGCCGGGCACCCGGGCGCTGGCCCAGATGCACCTGGACGCCGGCCAGCAGGTGTGGCTGGTCACCGCAACCCCGTACGAGCTGGCCGCCACGATCGCCCGGCGCCTGGGCCTGACGGGCGCGCTGGGCACGGTCGCCGAGTCGGTCGACGGGGTGTTCACCGGCCGCCTGGTCGGCGACATCCTGCACGGCACGGGCAAGGCCCACGCGGTGCGGTCGCTGGCCATCCGGGAGGGGCTCAACCTGCGCCGGTGCACCGCCTATTCGGACAGCTTCAACGATGTCCCGATGCTGTCGCTGGTGGGTACCGCGGTGGCGATCAACCCCGATGCCGCGCTGCGCGATGTGGCCAGGGAGCGGGGCTGGGAGATCCGCGATTTCCGCACCGCACGCAAGGCCGCGCGCATCGGTGTGCCGTCGGCGTTGGCCCTCGGCGCCCTGGGCGGCGCGCTGGCGGCTGTCGCGTCCCGTCGCCACGACATTCGCTGAGCAAGCGGCTCACGCTGATAAGCTGCCGCGGCGGGCCGCCTCGAGCGGGCCCCACCGCCATGCACGTTTGTGCGCACCGCGCACCGCATACCGAACAGCGCAGGGAACATGAGCATCGCCGCAAACATCATCGGGACTCACTACCGGTACCCCGACTACTTCGAGGTCGGCCGGGAGAAGGTCCGCGAGTTCGCCCGCGCGGTCAAAGACGAGCACCCCGCGCTCTATGACGCCGAGGCGGCCAAGGAATACGGCCATGACTCGGTGGTGGCATCGGTGACCTTCCTGGCCGTGGCCGGCCGACGCGTGCAGCTGGAGCTGTTCGACAAGTTCGACATCCCGATCAACCTGGAGCGCGTGCTGCACCGCGACCAGAAGCTGATCTTCCACCGGCCGATCCTGGTCGGCGACAAGCTGTGGTTCGACTCGTACCTGGATTCGGTGATCGAATCGCACGGCACCGTCATCGCCGAGGTTCGCGCCGAGGTCACCGACGACGACGGCAACCCGGTTGCCACGAGCATCGTCACCATGCTGGGCGAGGCGGCCATCGACGAGGCCGACGAGATCAGTTCACAGATCGCCGCGGCGCGCGATGCCGCGATCGCCAAGATGGTTGCCGGGCAAAAGTCCGGCGCCTGATTTTTCCTTGCGCCAGCAGACAAAAACTGCCCATTTCCACGTGGAAATGGGCAGTTTTGCTGTTGGCGGTGAAAAACTCAGCCGAAGAACATGTTTCGACGACCCGCCAGCAGCTGATAGAGCGTGTGCTGGATGGTCTCGCGGACCTGGTCGGTGAGTTCGAACGTGATCATCGGATCGTCGGCGGCGCTCTCGTCGTACTCGACCGTCTCGATCGGCTCGCCGAACTGGATGTGCCACTTCGAGGGCAACGGCACCAGGCCGAGCGGGCCGGCCAACGGGAACAGCGGGGTCACCGGGAAGTACGGCAGACCGAGCAGGCGGGCCAGCAGCTTGACGTCGGCCATCATCGGGTAGATCTCCTCCGACCCGACGATCGAGCACGGCACGATCGGCGCCTGTGCCCGCAGAGCTGCGGAAACGAAGCCGCCGCGGCCGAACCGCTGCAGCTTGTAGCGGTCCTTGAAGTTCTTGCCCAGCCCCTTGAAGCCCTCGGGGAACACCGCGGTGAGTTCACCGTTGGCCAGCAGCCGGTGCGCGTCGGTGGTGCAGGCCACGGTGTGCCCGGCCTTGCGGGCGGCCTGGCCCACCATCGGTAGATCGAAGACCAGATCGGCGGCCAGCAGGCGCAGATCCCGGTGCAGGGGGTGGTGATCGTGCACGGCCACCTGAGTCATCAGCCCGTCGAAGGGCAGCACCCCGGCGTGGTTGGCCACCACGAGTGCCGCGCCGCTCTCGGGCAGGTTCTCGATACCGGACACCTCGACCCGGAACCAGGACCGGAAAAACGTTCGCAGCAAAGGCAAAAAGATTGCGTTGGTGATGTGTGGATCGAACCCGAACTCGTCCACCGAGTACTCGCCGGCCATGCGGGTGCGGATGAACTCCGAGACCGCAGCGATGCCCTTGGCAAGTTCGCTGGGACCCTCGTCGGCGGCTGACTGACCCGAGGCGTTGCTGCGCCGCTGATCGATCTCCCGGACTACCGCGGCGATCTGCTCGGCCGAGGCCCGGCTCCCCGGATCGGCCAGGACCGACGGATGTCGGCGGGCACTGTCGGTGCGGGCCGCAGCCCGCCGCGCAGCAGAGGAACGGCTCGAGTTCCCATGTAGCGGAATAACTTTCGCTTTGGACTCACCCGCCACGTCGATACCTTCTCCCACCCCGGTAGAGCCAGTTCTAATATCCCAAACGCTGCGCCATCCCCACGGCGCGACTCTCCATTGAGCGTACCCATCGCGGATCGAGTATCGGAGTCAATCCGCGACCACGGACGTAGTCGTCGAATGCTTCGGCGGTCGTCCACTTTGGACTGTAGCCCAGATCCCTGTGCATTCGCGTAGTGTCCATGACCCGGCCGAAGCTCAGATAATTCATCTGGTCGCGGTCCAGTTCGGTGTAACGCGTTGCGCGACTGAGCGAATTGATCGCCGACAGTGCCCCGCGCGGAACCGGCACCCGGAGACGCCCCGAACGCCGGATCGCCTGGCTCATCATGATGATGCCCGAGGCACCGATGTTGAACGTGCCCGCCCTGCCGGCCATGGTCGCGCGCTCCAACGCGCCGAGCGCGTCCTGTTCGTGCAAAAGCTGCAGCCGCGCATCCTGTCCGAACACCGACGGCACCACCGGCCCGGCCAGATACCGCGACAGGGCGGTATCCATCGCCGGCCCGATCATGTTGGCCAGCCGCAGGATCGTCAGGTCGATGTCCGGACGACGCCGGGCCAGCCCGCGCGCATAGCCCTCGATATCCATGCTGTCGCGGGCGAAGCCGTCACCCGGTGGACGCCGGGCGCTGCTCTCCTCGCTGAACATCACCGGATCCCGCGAGCTCGACCCGTACACCTCGGAGGTGGACTTGAGCACGACCCGACGGACCGACGGTGTCTTCTGGCAGGCCGCGAACAATTGGATCGCGCCCATCACGTTGAGTTCCTTCAACGTGGCCCGGCCCCCGGACCTCGGCGCGTAGGACGCCGCCGCGGCATGCACGACGGTGTCCACGTTGCCGTTTCGGATCACCTTGGCGATGAACGGGTTGCGGATGTCGGCGCGGACGAATTCAGCCCGCCCCATCCGGCGCATCAGGTCCTTGCTCGGCACCACCGCATCGACGGCGATGACATGCTCGATCGCCGGGTTCTGCGCCAGCCTGGCGGTCAGATAACCGCCGAGGAACCGGCACGCACCCGTGACCAGAACCACCTTCGGAGCGGGCGCCGCACCTACCGGCTGCCCAGATTGCGTTCCACCGGAAGAGTCCGCGCCAGGCGGCCCGGGGACTCCCGTCGGGCGTCCCCCCGAACGACCATCAGAATCCATCGGCTCAGCCTAGCGGCCGCGGCGAAAAGCTACTTACCGAGTTTTCTACGCTGCACCCGGGTACGGCGAAGCAGCTTGCGGTGCTTCTTCTTCGACATACGCTTACGCCGCTTCTTGATGACTGAGCCCATAAACCCCGGAGTCTCCGCTACTTAGCTGATGGTTGACCCGGTCACTTTACCCGGGCCGACCACCGAAACGGAAAACGCCAGCCTGCTCGGGCGACTCAGCCCGTCGCGGCATGCGCCTAGCCGGCGTCGAAGTACGAAGACTCCAGCAGATCGTGGACTGCCTTGGCGTGGACCCGGAACGATCGGCCCACACGAACAGCAGGCAGTTCACCGTTGTGCACCAACCGGTACACCGTCATCTTCGAGACCCTCATCAAGCTCGCCACTTCGGCGACCGTCAGAAATTGAGCTCGAGGCTGACCGTCGCCAGCATCCCGCGCCGATGGCCCGTTCATAGACGTCATCGCAACCCAATCAATCAGGCACAGGCAGTTCCAGCGGCTTCCCCACCGCTGGCACCGACCCGCGCATACAAAGGGAGAATAGCGTGGCGGGTGGGGTTACTGCGACGGGTGTGGGCTAATCAGTTGGAATTAATCTAATTACTCAGATGTAATTCCCAGCTGCTCAGAGCGCGTTTTCGCGGCCTGAACGGCGTTGGAGACCGCGGCCCGCAGTCCCCCACGCTCAAGTTCCCGCAGCCCAGCGGCGGTGGTCCCGGCCGGCGAGGTCACCATCGCGCGCAACTGGGCCGGGGTGGTGTCCAGCGCGGCGCCTCCGGCCGCGTTCACCTCGTCGAGGCGTTCCAGCAGCATCGCCGCCGAGCCGGCCATCGTCTGCACCGCCAGATCGGTGGCCACCGCACGCGACAGGCCCGACTCAACGGCCGCATCCACCAGAGCCTCGACCATCAGGAAGAAGTACGCCGGACCCGAACCGGAAACCGCGGTCACCGCGTCCAGCTGCGACTCGGCCACGGTGATCACACCGCCGACCGCGTCGAAGATCGACGAGACCTGCTTGAGCTGA
This genomic window from Mycolicibacterium neworleansense contains:
- a CDS encoding cell division/environmental response transcriptional regulator — translated: MTSMNGPSARDAGDGQPRAQFLTVAEVASLMRVSKMTVYRLVHNGELPAVRVGRSFRVHAKAVHDLLESSYFDAG
- a CDS encoding FAS1-like dehydratase domain-containing protein, which produces MSIAANIIGTHYRYPDYFEVGREKVREFARAVKDEHPALYDAEAAKEYGHDSVVASVTFLAVAGRRVQLELFDKFDIPINLERVLHRDQKLIFHRPILVGDKLWFDSYLDSVIESHGTVIAEVRAEVTDDDGNPVATSIVTMLGEAAIDEADEISSQIAAARDAAIAKMVAGQKSGA
- a CDS encoding HAD family hydrolase → MPESGSADALEQELGGEASAEVAVTELESDTDPVGTPAPPPDLTAAAFFDVDNTLVHGSSLVHFARGLAARKYFTYRDILGIVYAQAKFQFTGKENSDDVAEGKQKALAFIEGRSTAELVELGEEIYDEIIADKIWPGTRALAQMHLDAGQQVWLVTATPYELAATIARRLGLTGALGTVAESVDGVFTGRLVGDILHGTGKAHAVRSLAIREGLNLRRCTAYSDSFNDVPMLSLVGTAVAINPDAALRDVARERGWEIRDFRTARKAARIGVPSALALGALGGALAAVASRRHDIR
- a CDS encoding 30S ribosomal protein bS22; its protein translation is MGSVIKKRRKRMSKKKHRKLLRRTRVQRRKLGK
- a CDS encoding SDR family oxidoreductase, with amino-acid sequence MDSDGRSGGRPTGVPGPPGADSSGGTQSGQPVGAAPAPKVVLVTGACRFLGGYLTARLAQNPAIEHVIAVDAVVPSKDLMRRMGRAEFVRADIRNPFIAKVIRNGNVDTVVHAAAASYAPRSGGRATLKELNVMGAIQLFAACQKTPSVRRVVLKSTSEVYGSSSRDPVMFSEESSARRPPGDGFARDSMDIEGYARGLARRRPDIDLTILRLANMIGPAMDTALSRYLAGPVVPSVFGQDARLQLLHEQDALGALERATMAGRAGTFNIGASGIIMMSQAIRRSGRLRVPVPRGALSAINSLSRATRYTELDRDQMNYLSFGRVMDTTRMHRDLGYSPKWTTAEAFDDYVRGRGLTPILDPRWVRSMESRAVGMAQRLGY
- a CDS encoding lysophospholipid acyltransferase family protein; protein product: MAGESKAKVIPLHGNSSRSSAARRAAARTDSARRHPSVLADPGSRASAEQIAAVVREIDQRRSNASGQSAADEGPSELAKGIAAVSEFIRTRMAGEYSVDEFGFDPHITNAIFLPLLRTFFRSWFRVEVSGIENLPESGAALVVANHAGVLPFDGLMTQVAVHDHHPLHRDLRLLAADLVFDLPMVGQAARKAGHTVACTTDAHRLLANGELTAVFPEGFKGLGKNFKDRYKLQRFGRGGFVSAALRAQAPIVPCSIVGSEEIYPMMADVKLLARLLGLPYFPVTPLFPLAGPLGLVPLPSKWHIQFGEPIETVEYDESAADDPMITFELTDQVRETIQHTLYQLLAGRRNMFFG